From one Dermacentor andersoni chromosome 1, qqDerAnde1_hic_scaffold, whole genome shotgun sequence genomic stretch:
- the LOC126546189 gene encoding transmembrane protein 163a-like isoform X2, protein MGFHSWEPYHFHYADETTPLKLDSQLLDNSPYEGGDLNRKCVLTLSIVSVVFNIVVGGTGFVFAFQRNSASIYAFAAECLLDMLSSIIVIWQYLTPHYSFARERVACMLLGLFFILSAIAIISKAMDDLIVRESPTWIPVLIILAGVGAAACFLLAVIKLILAKRLGSLSLVLDGINSLISSFCAVAIIVSDLVYDSNPEVWYMDAVLSTVAALIMLLVGAKVLFENWSIGRHGHMTLQ, encoded by the exons ATGGGCTTTCACTCCTGGGAGCCCTACCACTTCCACTACGCCGACG AGACAACACCACTAAAGCTCGATTCCCAGCTCTTGGATAACAGTCCTTACGAAGGTGGTGACCTCAACCGGAAATGTGTACTCACGCTGAGTATCGTATCTGTCGTCTTCAACATTGTCGTCGGGGGCACGGGGTTCG tgTTTGCGTTCCAGAGGAACAGTGCTTCAATATATGCATTCGCG GCCGAGTGCCTTCTGGACATGCTGTCTTCGATAATTGTGATATGGCAGTACTTAACACCACACTATTCGTTCGCAAGAGAACGTGT AGCCTGCATGCTTCTGGGACTGTTCTTTATACTCTCCGCAATAGCCATTATCAGCAAAGCCATGGACGACCTAATCGTGCGGGAGAGTCCCACTTGG ATACCCGTCCTCATTATCCTTGCCGGAGTTGGCGCAGCAGCCTGCTTTCTCTTGGCGGTTATCAAATTAATCCTGGCTAAGCGACTAGGAAGCTTGTCCTTAGTTCTTGATG GGATAAACTCCTTAATAAGCAGTTTCTGCGCCGTGGCCATAATAGTGAGCGACCTGGTCTACGACTCCAACCCCGAAGTCTGGTACATGGACGCCGTGCTTAGCACCGTTGCAGCGCTCATCATGCTACTCGTTGGGGCCAA GGTTCTGTTTGAAAACTGGTCGATAGGACGCCACGGCCACATGACACTTCAATGA
- the LOC126546189 gene encoding transmembrane protein 163a-like isoform X1 — MEKNGLFSGSNSCKTRVVNETTPLKLDSQLLDNSPYEGGDLNRKCVLTLSIVSVVFNIVVGGTGFVFAFQRNSASIYAFAAECLLDMLSSIIVIWQYLTPHYSFARERVACMLLGLFFILSAIAIISKAMDDLIVRESPTWIPVLIILAGVGAAACFLLAVIKLILAKRLGSLSLVLDGINSLISSFCAVAIIVSDLVYDSNPEVWYMDAVLSTVAALIMLLVGAKVLFENWSIGRHGHMTLQ; from the exons AGACAACACCACTAAAGCTCGATTCCCAGCTCTTGGATAACAGTCCTTACGAAGGTGGTGACCTCAACCGGAAATGTGTACTCACGCTGAGTATCGTATCTGTCGTCTTCAACATTGTCGTCGGGGGCACGGGGTTCG tgTTTGCGTTCCAGAGGAACAGTGCTTCAATATATGCATTCGCG GCCGAGTGCCTTCTGGACATGCTGTCTTCGATAATTGTGATATGGCAGTACTTAACACCACACTATTCGTTCGCAAGAGAACGTGT AGCCTGCATGCTTCTGGGACTGTTCTTTATACTCTCCGCAATAGCCATTATCAGCAAAGCCATGGACGACCTAATCGTGCGGGAGAGTCCCACTTGG ATACCCGTCCTCATTATCCTTGCCGGAGTTGGCGCAGCAGCCTGCTTTCTCTTGGCGGTTATCAAATTAATCCTGGCTAAGCGACTAGGAAGCTTGTCCTTAGTTCTTGATG GGATAAACTCCTTAATAAGCAGTTTCTGCGCCGTGGCCATAATAGTGAGCGACCTGGTCTACGACTCCAACCCCGAAGTCTGGTACATGGACGCCGTGCTTAGCACCGTTGCAGCGCTCATCATGCTACTCGTTGGGGCCAA GGTTCTGTTTGAAAACTGGTCGATAGGACGCCACGGCCACATGACACTTCAATGA